In Eubalaena glacialis isolate mEubGla1 chromosome 3, mEubGla1.1.hap2.+ XY, whole genome shotgun sequence, the following are encoded in one genomic region:
- the LOC133088458 gene encoding LOW QUALITY PROTEIN: WD repeat-containing protein 48-like (The sequence of the model RefSeq protein was modified relative to this genomic sequence to represent the inferred CDS: deleted 1 base in 1 codon) — MECQSAKQDPYIASMEHHTDWVNDIVLCCNGKTLISASSDTTVKVWNAHKGFCMSTLRTHKDYVKALAYAKDKELVASAGLDRQIFLWDVNTLTALTASNNTVTTSSLSGNKDSIYSLAMNQLGTIIVSGSTETVLRVWDPRTCAKLMKLKGHTDNVKALLLNRDGTQCLSGSSDGTIRLWSLGQQRCIATYRVHDEGVWALQVNDTFTHVYSGGRDRKIYCTDLRNPDIRVLICEEKAPVLKMELDRSADPPPAIWVATTKSTVNKWTLKGIHNFRASGDYDNDCTNPITPLCTQPDEVIKGGASIIQCHILNDKRHILTKDTNNNVAYWDVLKACKVEDLGKVDFEDEIKKRFKMVYVPNWFSVDLKTGMLTITLDESDCFAAWVSAKDAGFSSPDGSDPKLNLGGLLLQALLEYWPRTHVNLIDEEENEVNHVNGEQENRVQKGNGYFQVPPHTPVIFGEAGGRTLFRLLCRDSGGETESMLLNETVPQWVIDITVDKNMPKFNKIPFYLQPHASSGAKTLKKDRLSASDMLQVRKVMEHVYEKIINLDNESQTTSSSNNEKPGEQEKEEDISVLAEEKIELLCQDQVLDPNMDLRTVKHFIWKSGGDLTLHYCQKST; from the exons ATGGAGTGTCAATCAGCA AAGCAAGATCCATATATAGCATCTATGGAACACCATACCGATTGGGTAAATGACATTGTACTCTGTTGTAATGGGAAAACATTAATATCTGCTTCTTCTGATACAACAGTAAAAGTATGGAATGCACATAAGGGATTTTGCATGTCAACATTAAGGACACATAAGGATTATGTAAAAGCCTTAGCATATGCCAAGGATAAAGAACTGGTAGCATCGGCTGGGTTGGACCGACAAATATTCCTTTGGGATGTGAATACTCTAACAGCATTGACTGCCTCAAATAACACTGTCACAACTTCTTCTTTAAGTGGGAACAAAGATTCCATTTATAGCCTGGCAATGAATCAACTGGGAACAATCATTGTATCAGGGTCCACTGAGACGGTTTTAAGAGTATGGGATCCAAGAACATGTGCAAAACTAATGAAGCTTAAAGGGCACACGGATAATGTTAAAGCATTGCTGTTGAACAGAGATGGCACACAGTGCCTTTCCGGCAGTTCTGATGGGACAATTCGCCTTTGGTCCCTTGGCCAGCAGAGATGTATAGCAACGTACCGAGTGCATGATGAAGGTGTTTGGGCTCTACAGGTCAATGACACCTTCACACATGTGTACTCTGGAGGAAGGGACAGGAAGATTTATTGTACAGACCTAAGAAACCCTGACATTCGGGTGCTAATTTGTGAAGAAAAAGCACCAGTTCTCAAGATGGAGCTTGACAGATCAGCTGATCCCCCTCCTGCAATCTGGGTTGCAACAACGAAGTCTACAGTAAATAAATGGACATTGAAAGGAATTCATAATTTTAGAGCCTCTGGAGATTATGACAATGACTGTACAAATCCTATAACACCCCTTTGTACACAACCTGACGAGGTTATTAAAGGGGGTGCTAGTATTATTCAGTGTCACATTCTTAATGATAAGAGACATATATTAACCAAAGATACCAATAATAATGTGGCATATTGGGATGTATTAAAGGCATGTAAAGTTGAAGATCTGGGCAAAGTGGATTTTGAagatgaaattaagaaaagattTAAGATGGTATATGTACCAAATTGGTTCTCAGTAGACTTAAAAACAGGGATGTTGACAATTACTTTGGATGAGAGTGACTGTTTTGCTGCTTGGGTTTCTGCAAAAGATGCTGGCTTTAGCAGCCCTGATGGGTCAGATCCAAAATTGAACTTAGGAGGACTTTTACTCCAGGCCCTCCTAGAATATTGGCCTAGGACACATGTGAATCTAAtagatgaagaagaaaatgaagtaaacCATGTAAATGGGGAGCAGGAGAACCGAGTACAGAAGGGAAATGGCTATTTCCAGGTGCCCCCACACACTCCTGTGATCTTTGGTGAAGCTGGAGGTCGCACCTTGTTCAGGCTGCTCTGCCGAGACTCGGGGGGTGAGACTGAGTCTATGCTTCTGAATGAGACAGTGCCACAATGGGTAATTGACATCACTGTGGATAAAAATATGCCCAAATTCAACAAAATTCCTTTCTACCTCCAACCTCATGCATCTTCAGGagcaaaaaccttaaaaaaagatAGACTCTCTGCTAGTGACATGCTTCAAGTCCGGAAAGTAATGGAACACGTCTATGAGAAAATCATCAACTTGGATAATGAGTCTCAAACCACTAGCTCTTCTAATAATGAAAAACCAGGagaacaggaaaaagaagaggatatTTCTGTGTTGGCAGAGGAGAAAATTGAACTTTTGTGCCAGGACCAGGTTTTGGATCCAAATATGGACCTTCGAACAGTGAAACACTTCATATGGAAGAGTGGTGGTGACCTCACCCTCCATTACTGTCAGAAGTCCACGTGA